CAGCTATCCAGCGAACGCTGAAAAAAGCAGAAGGAAGACAGTGGGTGAAAAAATGAAAAGGGAAGCAAGCATTTCAACCTGGCAGCTCTTTTTCTTTATGCTGCAAACCTATGTTGGCTCTGGGATTCTCTCTCTTCCATACGACGTGCATCAAGTGGCAGGAAAAGACGGCTGGTTATCGATCCTACTGATGGGCTTTTACATGCAGATAGGAATTATCGTGATTTGGCTGCTGGCTTCCCGCTTTCCCAATAAGGCATTACCTGAATTTTTGCCGCTCATTGTCGGACGAGCGATTAGTGTGCTGATTATAGCGCTTTATATGTTCTTATTTTTTATGACAACCAGCCAGATATTAGCAGTTTTTCTTTCGATTGCCGCAGATTGGGCGTTCCCTCGTACACCACCCATTGTGTTTGCGGTCATTGTTACCGCTATTACAGTCTATTTGATTCAAGAAGATATTCGGGTGATCGCTCGGTTTCACGTACTGATGTCCTTTTTTCTGATGGGTGTGCTCATGATTTTTCTCTTTATATTGAAGTACTTGAATGTTTATTATTTACTGCCCATTGGGTCTTCCGGTGTACAGAACATTGTAGCAGGCGCCCAAAAAGCCATTTATTCATTAGCTGGAATGGAAATGCTGCTCTGGCTTTTTCCCCTTACTCAGGCGAACAATAAAGGAAAATGGAAAGCCGCTGCAGGAGCAAGCCTTGCCGCCACTACTCTATTTACATTGCTTGCGCTTTGCGCATTTAGTTTTTTTAGCACAGCTAAGTTAAAACACATCCCAGAACCGATCATTTATATGATTAAATCAATTGAATTTGGTATCGTGGAACGACTGGATCTTATTTTTCTTGTTTTTTGGGCTGTTTTCTCCATTACTTCGTTTATGAACTATTTCTACTTAGCTGCATTGAGTGCAGCTAGCATCACTAAAGCGAAGCATCATAAAACAGCTGTTTATGTTCTCAGTCTCCTTATTATACCGATGTCTGTTTATACGAATAATGCCGAGTCGATCAAAATGATTGGAGGTTTCCTCAGTTGGTCCTATCATGTTTTTTTATTTTTCATTCCCTTATTTTTACTTGTTATCGCCATGATTAGGAGAAAGCGGGAGAGTACGGGATGAGAAAATGGTGAACTGTTGTATTTTTGATTGTTGATCTGTACAAACCTTTTTGGAAAAAGGTTACGGAGGGTTTCTATAACAAGTATATTTGCGTATATGTAACGAACAAAAGAAGGTGCTAGCTAAATGCTAGTACCCTTATGTGGAATTAGGTAGAAGCCCCTTTGTGGCCTCTAATATGACCCGCTCGCTGAAGATAAGTACCGCCTTTCATCCAGTTCAGGGGGCGTAAATAAATCTATTTGTTCATGTGCTGCAGGCTGTAATTTACTGCATACTACATGGATCTGGCGTACCGGCTGTCCGTCCCAATACTTTTTAAACAGCCGGACAAAGTGCTCACATAGTTCAGCTGTCTTATTTGTACTTCTTGGAAGCAATATTTGATGCCTAAAGCCGCAGTCCTCAATATCCCGGCTGTAAGATATGCCAAGCGCCGTCCCTGCTGGCGCAACACATAGCCACATCTTCTGTCATTTCTTTGATAACGATCATGACGCTTTATATTTAGGTTAGTTGCGTAAAACAGTTGATATTAAAAGGACCACACATTTTAGACGTATCTAATATGTGTGGTCCTAATTTATTGCTTATTAAATTAACGCACCCCTATAGTTTAAGTGCATTTCTTCACAATTTTAGCTTTTAATACAATTTCATTTTTAATATTTACAAGAATGCTGCCTCGTTAAGGGAAATTTTCACGGCGAAATCCCTTTCAATATCAATGTATGCTAAACTTTATTGACAAGCATTATATGTCAATAATTAAATGGGGTGTACATTTGGAAAGTACGCATTTAATAGAAGTTAATGAAATTAAAAACCTTACCAAGGGCCATGTATTATATTTTTTCGAGAATCAGAATCAGTATATTTCAAATGTGGTCGACTTTATCATTTCAGGTTTAGAACTCAATGAATATTCTATCATTATAGAAAATGACCGAATTACTTCGTTGATTAAAAAAAGACTTACAGAGTTATCGAATGAAAGCCGCTTAGAAAAAGTGACATTCGTTAATAATTATGACTTCTATTATGCAAAGGGAGACTTTAGAATCAATTCTATTTTCGATTATCTCCCGAAATTAGTAAAAGGTTATTCAGAACCAGATTTAGTTGTCCGAAGCTGGGCTCATATAGAATGGCGGGAGGAGCGGAACGTAAGTAAAAAATTATTAGATTCTGAAAATGAAGCGAATAAAATTGTTACCGAAACAAAACTTCTTTCTGTTTGTGCCTACGATTCAGAAAGAGTTAGTAAAGAATTTAGGGAAGCCCTCCTAAAATGCCACAATTTTCTTATAAATGAGTAATTAGTTAAGCAACAGGACAAACATATTATTTCGTAGACCAGATAGCAAAAACATTAGAGTTAAGTCACTGGTTGGTGTTTAATCAGTGACTTTTTTATCAATTTCCTTATTCCATTAAACTGCCCCGTTAATTTAAGTGTATTCCTTCACAAACTTTTTACTCTTTAATACAAAATCTCTCAGTTTCTTTAAAGACTAGTAAAAAAGTGTGCCGGTTACTTAATAATGATACATCATTTTTTCTAGTAAGCGTTTTTCTCCATCAATAAATTTTATATAAATATTTATTAGTATAAAAATTTATTGATATAAAAATATATTTTTAGTAAGGAGTTTAATTAGCAAATGCAACTGTATTTATGTAACGAACAAAAGAAGGTGCTAGCTAATGCTAGTACCCTTATATGGAATTAGAAAGAAGCCCCTTTATGCCCTCCAATATGCCCGGCTCGTTGAAGATACGTGCCGCCTTTCATTAGGCTATACGCGTGAAAAATCGCTTTTTTGCCAAAACGGTCACGTATTTGATCGATTGTTTCGTCTAAAACATGGCGCCTTTCATCCAGTTCAGGGGGCGTAAATAAATCAATCTGTTCATGTACTGCCGGCTGTAGTTTACTGCACACTACATGGATCTGGCGTACTGGCTGACCGTCCCAATACTGTTTAAACAGACGGACAAAGTGCTCACACAGTTCAGCTGTTTTGTTTGTGCTTCTTGGCAACACTATTTGATGCCTGAAGCCACGGTCCTCAATATCCCGGCTGTAAGATATGCCAAGCGCAATCCCTGCTGCCGCAGCTCCATGCTGGCGCAGACGCATTGCAACATCCTCTGTCATTTCTTTGATGACAATAACGATCTCATCTTCCCTGTAATAATCCCTTAACAGAATCTGCCCTTTGGAAAAGGACTTTTCACGTGCCCCTGCCTTCTCAGATATCACGCTGTAATCAATTCCCCAGGCATGATAATAAAGCTGCTCCCCCAGCACACCAAATTTCCGCTTTAGTTTCCACTTATCTGCGTGAGCAATGTCTTTTACCGATTCAACCCCTATATTGTAAAGAGCCTTGGCATAGCCGTTAGATATTCCCCACATATCTGTTATAGGGTCAATCGCCCACACCTTAGCTGGGACATCCTCATATGACCAGTAAGAAATCCCGTTAGGAGCGTTTTTTCCTTCGTTATCAAGAGCCAGCTTCGCAAGCAGTGGATTGTCGCCAATCCCTATGGTGACAACCAGACGGAGCTCCTGCCAGACCGTACGCTGAATGGTGCGGGCGATCGTGAATTTATCGCCAAAGAGCCTTCTTGAAGCCGTTACATCAAGAAACGCTTCATCAATGGAATAGCAATGCAGATCTTCTTCCGCTACAAAGCGGCGAAAAATATCCAGGATCATTTTATTTACTTTTAAATAAAGAGCCATAGAGGGTTCGACAATGATTAAACGTGGATCCTTCGGTATCTCATAATTCCGTGATCCTGTTTTAATACCGAATTCTTTTTTTACCCGTGGTGAGGCAGCCAGCACCACGGAACCGGACCGTTCTTTATGGGCGATCACAATCACATAAGCATATAGCGGATGAATCCTGCGGCGTACAGCCTCTACACTAGCAAAGAAGGATTTCACGTCAATGCAAAATACATCCCTGCGCGGCAGGTGCTCGTCATCAATAGGCCTCACCATATTCATCGTCTCCCGCGGCAAATGAAATAGACACCATCTCATCTAATCGAAACTTGGAATTATACCCTTTCAGCTTTATATATGGATACTGGCCGGTCAGCCGGCAAAATTCTGAGACAATCCCATTTACCTGCAGCAGGTCATGGTCACCGAAGGTATTCATCTTAAACACCACTTCTCTTTCCAGATGGAGTGAGCTTTGAATGATTCGGTCGAATTCCTCCAACTGCTGTTCGTCAAATAGGATGTCCGTTTTCACCGGTTTGCTTTTTTCTCTTTCCATCATTTCAGCATGCTCGGCTAGGATAAGCCCCTGCCATTTCATCATTCCGCGGTCGTTATACAATTTCTTCATCCAAGATAACTCCTTTCAATGAGAATATATGTTCGTATATAGTATATATTTCAGTATAAGAACAAATATTCCTGCTGACAATGAAAACTTTTTTTATCATTCCTCTTTTAACCGAAAATATGTTCGTTTATTTATTGAATTATGAACATTTGTTCGGTATAATGAAATTGTAAAGAGGAGGCTGTTAAAATGAATGGATTGTTTCAAATATCGCTGGAACAAAAAGAACTCATATCACTTATGTACATGGCAGATGATGATAAGATTACGGATCGAAGTATCATTGTGAGGAAAATAGATGACATTCACATCCATGCTTACTGCTTAAAGAGGCAACAAATCCGAAAATTTAAGCGGTCCAACATTTTAGCAGCCGGAAAAGCACCGCAAAGGAGAAAAGCTTATGCTTAAACAACTGTCTGCACGCCAGGAAAAAATGCTCCAGTTTATAGATGACTATGTCAGTGCGAAAAACTATCCCCCGTCTATTCGTGAAATAGGTGACGCGGTTGAGTTAAAGTCTTCTTCTACAGTAAAAGGCCATCTGGATCGTTTAAAGGCGTCCGGCTATGTAACCTGGGAACAGGGAAAGCCGCGGACATTGAATGTGGTGAAAAGAAGCGCAATGATCCCAATGAAATTAAATGCTTAATAAAAAGAAGGAGCAATAACAGCCTGAAGACTGTTATTGCTCCTTCTTTTTTACTTTCTGGATCTCAAAAGTGAAATTGACACTCACTTAATCATGAATTATTTCGATCAATTATAGAAAGATCGTCAAATAAGTAAGCAAGGTCATATGTGGAAAGCGTCTGTTTTGTTAGATATTTTTGTATAAATATATAATAATATAAAAATTTATTTACACATTTTTAGGCTTTAAAAGCCCGACATAACAAGGTTTTCAAGATTCTTTATTTATATAATCCATTGTCTTGAATGGATAGCCAAGCCGCTTAAAAGCTCTTACGATGTCTTCTCCAGACCTAATCGCCGCGCCCATAACCCCAATAATACTTTTAGCTGATAATGATCTTTCTTTTTTAATAATCATGATTTCACTGTTAAAAGAAGATGCTAACTCCACAAATTGAGCTGCAATTCTTGCCTGTAACCCTTTTTTGAGGCAAACAACAATCTTTTTTTCTATCCTTATTAATGTTCCCTACTTTTCACGAACAACCTATGTATTTTCAAATTAATAGGGTAAAACTGCGTCGCTGACCATTTCCCATTCGTGAATTTCACACTCTCTTGCTCCTTCAGTAACATAAGGATCTTGTTTTGCG
The genomic region above belongs to Domibacillus sp. DTU_2020_1001157_1_SI_ALB_TIR_016 and contains:
- a CDS encoding endospore germination permease, yielding MGEKMKREASISTWQLFFFMLQTYVGSGILSLPYDVHQVAGKDGWLSILLMGFYMQIGIIVIWLLASRFPNKALPEFLPLIVGRAISVLIIALYMFLFFMTTSQILAVFLSIAADWAFPRTPPIVFAVIVTAITVYLIQEDIRVIARFHVLMSFFLMGVLMIFLFILKYLNVYYLLPIGSSGVQNIVAGAQKAIYSLAGMEMLLWLFPLTQANNKGKWKAAAGASLAATTLFTLLALCAFSFFSTAKLKHIPEPIIYMIKSIEFGIVERLDLIFLVFWAVFSITSFMNYFYLAALSAASITKAKHHKTAVYVLSLLIIPMSVYTNNAESIKMIGGFLSWSYHVFLFFIPLFLLVIAMIRRKRESTG
- a CDS encoding MEDS domain-containing protein; the protein is MESTHLIEVNEIKNLTKGHVLYFFENQNQYISNVVDFIISGLELNEYSIIIENDRITSLIKKRLTELSNESRLEKVTFVNNYDFYYAKGDFRINSIFDYLPKLVKGYSEPDLVVRSWAHIEWREERNVSKKLLDSENEANKIVTETKLLSVCAYDSERVSKEFREALLKCHNFLINE
- a CDS encoding DNA polymerase; this encodes MVRPIDDEHLPRRDVFCIDVKSFFASVEAVRRRIHPLYAYVIVIAHKERSGSVVLAASPRVKKEFGIKTGSRNYEIPKDPRLIIVEPSMALYLKVNKMILDIFRRFVAEEDLHCYSIDEAFLDVTASRRLFGDKFTIARTIQRTVWQELRLVVTIGIGDNPLLAKLALDNEGKNAPNGISYWSYEDVPAKVWAIDPITDMWGISNGYAKALYNIGVESVKDIAHADKWKLKRKFGVLGEQLYYHAWGIDYSVISEKAGAREKSFSKGQILLRDYYREDEIVIVIKEMTEDVAMRLRQHGAAAAGIALGISYSRDIEDRGFRHQIVLPRSTNKTAELCEHFVRLFKQYWDGQPVRQIHVVCSKLQPAVHEQIDLFTPPELDERRHVLDETIDQIRDRFGKKAIFHAYSLMKGGTYLQRAGHIGGHKGASF
- a CDS encoding YolD-like family protein — translated: MKKLYNDRGMMKWQGLILAEHAEMMEREKSKPVKTDILFDEQQLEEFDRIIQSSLHLEREVVFKMNTFGDHDLLQVNGIVSEFCRLTGQYPYIKLKGYNSKFRLDEMVSISFAAGDDEYGEAY
- a CDS encoding transcriptional regulator codes for the protein MLKQLSARQEKMLQFIDDYVSAKNYPPSIREIGDAVELKSSSTVKGHLDRLKASGYVTWEQGKPRTLNVVKRSAMIPMKLNA
- a CDS encoding HPr family phosphocarrier protein, whose product is MRIEKKIVVCLKKGLQARIAAQFVELASSFNSEIMIIKKERSLSAKSIIGVMGAAIRSGEDIVRAFKRLGYPFKTMDYINKES